A region from the Lolium perenne isolate Kyuss_39 chromosome 4, Kyuss_2.0, whole genome shotgun sequence genome encodes:
- the LOC127297571 gene encoding uncharacterized protein: protein MPASPSRLHIPVPLPPAVASTALPPISSSTTTMEDLRAKRMACSGGVGGETSAASRIIAQWAARRRQAREQMVLDLDRRDRDSELLALARLHAVSTMLDASSFLRANDDDDGGERRALSPERALVRRIAREWTAPAPPQQSSPRGEGAQGEQWLGESERERVRSVRERVRRASVGDGEGDAHAEQRDRRQRDSDQPRLRERRNVVARMAMERQRELQGLSEHRSVSSFAHRGRIQSLLRGRFFHGGRPMHDDRLHAVATRELGQLRQRHAVTRLREENRFRTEDIANDHASNRSGSMGAENSTAGSEHRTSIDHVLHEGDHQLGNANVNHEIQMFQSTEDPSVNAGIALPNNNDGSHNDIDQEHMLSYDEYSESGSSEQGSEQSGSSSSSPSDNNSVRQEAGTHGQPDNLQWSREMSSSEEGEDGVSEDGDEEWNTINSQEASEPHWQSHQSFSAGTYNNWFGPPEDAVYGVELRELLSRRSVSNLLSSGFRESLDQLVQSYARRQELDERQTPTSGRALSEDHAGRGIDEPNRGDWNHRQAVHCPEFECDAIHVLREDLTGLQRGMTNMQQMLRACMEMQIDMQRSIKQEVSSALNRSIPIQGRADGMLGDPSRWMLARKGTCCVCCDNQIDSLLYRCGHMCMCSKCATELLHGVGKCPLCRAPIVEVVRAYCIM from the exons ATGCCGGCTTCCCCATCTCGTCTACATATACCCGTCCCTCTCCCTCCCGCTGTAGCTAGTACTGCGCTGCCgcccatttcatcgagcaccaccACCATGGAGGACCTCCGTGCAAAGAGGATGGCGTGCTCCGGCGGCGTCGGCGGGGAGACGTCGGCCGCCTCCAGGATCATCGCGCAATGGGCCGCGCGCCGCCGGCAGGCCCGCGAGCAGATGGTGCTCGACCTAGACCGCCGCGACCGCGACTCCGAGCTCCTGGCGCTCGCCCGACTCCACGCCGTCTCCACCATGCTCGACGCCTCCTCCTTCCTCCGCgccaacgacgacgacgatggcggcgaGAGGCGCGCGCTGTCACCGGAGCGAGCGCTCGTGCGGCGGATCGCGCGCGAGTGGACGGCTCCCGCGCCACCGCAGCAAAGCTCCCCGCGCGGCGAGGGCGCTCAGGGTGAACAGTGGCTGGGCGAGTCCGAGCGCGAGCGCGTGCGCTCGGTGCGGGAGCGCGTCCGCCGGGCCAGCGtgggcgacggcgagggcgacgccCACGCGGAGCAGAGAGACAGGCGCCAGCGCGACAGCGACCAGCCCAGGCTCCGCGAGCGCCGGAACGTCGTGGCGCGCATGGCCATGGAGCGGCAGCGCGAGCTTCAGGGCCTCTCCGAGCACCGCTCCGTCTCCTCCTTTGCCCACCGCGGCCGCATTCAG TCCTTGCTTCGAGGTAGATTCTTTCACGGTGGGAGGCCTATGCACGATGACAGATTACATGCTGTGGCAACCAGAGAATTAGGACAGCTAAGACAGAGACATGCTGTCACTAGACTGAG GGAAGAAAATCGCTTTAGAACAGAGGACATAGCCAATGATCATGCAAGTAACCGTTCTGGGTCAATGGGAGCTGAAAACAGTACTGCCGGTAGTGAGCATCGTACTTCTATAGATCATGTCTTACATGAGGGTGATCATCAGCTGGGGAATGCTAATGTCAATCATGAGATCCAGATGTTTCAATCAACAGAAGATCCATCTGTCAATGCAGGAATAGCTTTACCAAACAACAATGATGGTTCCCACAATGATATTGATCAAGAACACATGCTCAGTTACGACGAGTATTCAGAGTCAGGGTCCTCAGAACAGGGCAGCGAACAATCTGGTTCTTCCTCTTCTAGCCCGTCCGACAACAACAGTGTGCGACAAGAAGCTGGAACTCATGGGCAACCAGATAATTTGCAATGGTCAAGAGAGATGTCTAGTAGCGAGGAAGGAGAAGACGGCGTTTCCGAAGATGGAGATGAGGAATGGAACACCATCAATTCTCAAGAAGCTTCTGAACCACACTGGCAATCACATCAAAGTTTCTCTGCTGGCACTTACAATAACTGGTTTGGTCCTCCAGAAGATGCTGTCTACGGAGTAGAGCTTAGAGAACTCTTAAGCAG GCGTAGCGTCTCTAACCTTCTTAGTAGTGGCTTTCGTGAAAGTCTGGACCAGCTTGTACAATCCTATGCCCGAAGACAGGAGCTTGATGAAAGGCAGACGCCAACCTCAGGACGTGCACTGAGCGAAGATCATGCCGGACGTGGGATCGACGAACCGAATCGTGGTGACTGGAACCATCGGCAAGCGGTGCACTGCCCTGAATTT GAGTGTGACGCCATCCATGTCCTGCGAGAGGACCTGACTGGGCTCCAGCGTGGAATGACCAACATGCAGCAGATGCTCCGAGCATGCATGGAGATGCAGATAGATATGCAGAGATCCATCAAACAAGAAGTTTCTTCTGCTCTGAACCGCTCTATACCCATTCAAG GGCGGGCTGATGGCATGCTAGGCGATCCATCACGGTGGATGCTAGCAAGGAAAGGAACCTGCTGCGTCTGCTGCGACAACCAGATCGACTCGCTTCTTTACAG gtgtgGGCATATGTGCATGTGCTCAAAGTGCGCGACCGAGCTGCTCCACGGGGTCGGCAAGTGCCCGCTGTGCCGTGCGCCCATCGTCGAGGTTGTCCGAGCTTACTGCATAATGTAA